In Lolium rigidum isolate FL_2022 chromosome 3, APGP_CSIRO_Lrig_0.1, whole genome shotgun sequence, the genomic window ACTAACTAGGACAAGTTAACCCAAAGGCGGTTCAGGACAGGCTCGAAACCTTCTCGGATTCATACTGCCCAAGGATATAAGGTCATGAACTCTGATCGCTGAGATGCATATTTTCCTCGCCGCGCTACTACATACAGCCATCATCTCCTCCGGCTAGCGAGTGCGTTCGTCTCCCTGCGTCGTCGCTGCTCAATTCCGAGGGAAGGATGGCGGTTTACTACCGGTACAGGAGCGGCGTGGACACCTTCTCTCTTCCTGTCGCGGCGCCCTCCATTTCCGTCGGCGAGGTGAAGCGCCTAATCATGGGGACAagccgccacggccacggccggACGCGCGGCCGGGGTCCCAGGGAGGGCATCGCGATCTCCGACGCGCAGACTGGCGAGGAGTACACGGACGACACGGCGTTGGTCCCGCGAAACACGACGGTGGTGGTGCGCCGAGTCGCTGGGCCTCCGGCCGACGCCATCGTGTCGACACCCACTCAGCGACCCAAGGCGACGCAAGTTAGTGCCAGTTCTTCGTCGGATTCTTCCTCGAGGACGAGCGCGTCGGCGGGTGCGGAGGACGACGTCGAAGCCAAGGCTATCAGCGCGGCGATCGACGCCGCGGCACTCAAGTGGGAGGGGCCGTCTCGTTACAATCACCGTGCCGCAGCATACCATGGGCCGGCGCCGCATGCCGGCTACGTTTGCCGCAGGTGCCGCGTCCCGGGCCACTTCATCCAGCACTGCCCCACCAACGGCGACGCGAGATTCGACTTCGGGAAGGCGACGTCGGTGCTTCCGCCTGCTCCGGTGGCACCagtcgacgacgacgatggcgtcCCCGCGGATCTCCactgcaagatttgcaagaaggtGATGGCTGACGCGGTGGTGACGAGCAAGTGCTGCTTCAGCAGCTTCTGCGACAGGTGCATCAGAGGCCACATCGTTGCCAACTCCAAGTGCGTGTGCGGGTTGCAGGCGCGCGCAGACGAGCTGGTTCCTAATTCAGCGCTGCGCACAACCATCTCCAACATTCTCGCCGCCAGGGCCGGCAGCGCTTCCGGTGACAGCAACCCGGTCGCGGCCACCTCGCAACATAGCCAAGTTTCTTCCAAGATGGGCGCCGCCTCGGAGCACAGCGATGGGAGCGATTCAACATCGGCTCCAGCGGCGGCGCATGAGCCAAGAAAGAAGAAGCGCGAGACGACGGACACAGCGGCAGCACGCGCCGCCAACCATGCTGGTCATCAATACGGCTACTACGACGCTCCTCCTTTTGCCCCGGCATGCTACGATCCTGCTTTCTTTGGTGGGGTGCCGTGGCCAGCCGATCCTTCCATGTACTACGGCTACGGCGGCATGCCTTACGCTTACGGTGGCGGCGGTTACCCGATGGGCCAGCAGCAATCTGACGCCATGGGCAACATGACAGCTTCGTATGGCTACCAGGGCGAACGCCACGACGGCAGGAAGAGGACGGGATGCGACGATCAGAGGCAGCATGACCGCAGTTTCAAGAGAAGGTGCAGTGGGAGCAGATCACAGGTCGCGTTAGTTCTGACGTGAAGGTGCTGATGCATGGTCTGGAGCTGCTCTGGtgcccaaggtttaaaatagcgtgctaaatgaaatagcgtcggCCTTCTTTAAAtgctatggacgctatatcgtgctaattgcgtgctatattacaaatagcgttttgaaaaaaaaattcaaatatagtcgaaaaataaaggatttcgctaaaaaggttggatatttagtccaaaaaTGACTGAGTCATACATACACAtccacatacaacaaatagatctccaatttttcagaaggctaacatcagtatTTCACAAGGCAATattatagtataaattatttattaagaatcatcagcattagcgatattaagttctattctagaagaggaaccaacatattgcagttcatcaccacgaaaaagtgaaagcaacttagattgaaaaaatagcgcgctaacgctatgaagttttagcacgatatatcatgctatttcacaaatagcaCCATAGCGAGCAAAaatactaaaatttagcgtagaccctccaaatatgctattgcgtggtattagcggagaaatagcgcgctattttaaaccttgctgGTGCCCAATGATGCATGATAGTCTGATGAGGGCTCTAGTCTGATAAGGTTTGATAATTGAGTTGTAGTTGCTCGAGAGTGTATTGAACTGTAACAAAGAGCTGGATTCGTACAACTTACTTAGGGCATGTGAAGCTCTTGTCTTCCCTgtaactgtaacatcccaactatCCTTTTTGTAGCAATAAAAAGAACAAGGGGTCTATTTCTGCATGTCCTGCTTGTACTCGTGCCAGTAGCCATTTTTCTTTGCGGGGTTAGTAGCCATTTTTAATAAATAAGTGGCCATTGAAGTACTTTTGGATGCGGAGTAACTTTTATTGTTTATTAGTACTTTCTTGCTCGGTTTTGTCTGGAATTATTCTAGGCCCGATCCCGACAAAATTTATAAAATTCTCCGCGAACGTATTAAACAGTATAATAGAAAAGTAGGATTGAGAATATTGGTCGCGTAGTTCAAGTGGCAATTGCACCCACAAGGTAATGTGTTACACCTACGACTCTTCTTTCTCAAATTTAGATGGAATTCCACCAACAATGTAACgtaatctaaaggtataattgctgcAACCCCATGGCCTCCTCACAGCGATTCTCGATTCTGGACCGTCCGATCTTCCTGCCTAGCGAATCTCGTTCGTTGATTGTTGGCTCACAACTGCTAGATAAATCCATGCAACAGACATTTCCTACCCATCTGAGGCTGTTCGTGGGCCCCACCAGTGTGCAGGCCCGCCCGTCAGTAGCCGTAGGTGTGGTTGGCATCGGTGCACGAAGACTGGGCCGGACAAAAAAATCCCCCCACAGTGAGAAAAAAGGCCTTCTCGTCCAATCCcgtcaaaccctagccgccgcccccaaTCCGCTCGCGAGCGAATCGCCTCGCgaccctccacttcccgcacatcTCATCTCTCCCATCGCCGCCGACTCGCGCATCCCTGCTCCTCTCCGTCGCGCTTGGCGCCGCCGAGGCCGCCGCTGGTCCTCTCCGCCCTCTTCTTCGCGCGCATCTTGCTCCGTCCCCTGCTCGTCTTCGTAGTTGAGCTCCATGTTTTTGAGACAGTAggtgaggaggcggaggaggaagccctccATGGGGGACATCCGGCGAGGTTTGGAGCAGCGGGGGACTTCGTGTCTCTCCCAAGCTACTTGGCGTGGAGTCCGCGGCCGAGCCCCTCTCCACCATCCTCTTGCTTGAGGCCACCaaggtcgtcttcttcctccacaACCACGAGCAGGGCAAGGTCACCCGCTTCCTGCTCCTCTTGGATAGCCAGCCATGTCTCCCCCACAGCTGCTGGTGCCTTCCCCACCGCGAGAAGAGATAGGAGAGGAGGACACGCTCTACAACCTCCATCCCTGGCCCCTCTAAATGGAGCAGCGGCCCACAGCTTCCTCCGGCCCATCTCTCCACCTCCATGCCTTTGCTGATTCGAGGTACCCCCTCTTGATTTGCCtcatcctctctctcctccactccCATAAATtgtgttctttgttttctgtAGATGTGCTTTGTATCTATGCATATGAACTGTTTGAGGAAATGTGTAAGCAGGCTGCATATAAGGGTCGGAGTTCCTGGTTGCTATTTCTTCACGGTTTGGGGGTTGCAGGTTGGTTTTATTTTCTTGATTTTGTATTTATCAGAGTTATTTCTTGTGGTCCTTTGCATTCAGGCTAGGCGTTGGCAGTTTTGGTTGATATATTGATTTGCTTGCTTCAGGGAGGAGGTTTAAGAGTTGGAGCAAAGGGTTGAGCAGCGGTGCAGTTTCTTTCCATCCCTAGGTgagggcggcggtggtggcggacgAATCTCCTCGTTTGCGCGCTTGGAAGGAGGAGCACAGCCTGCTGCGCCAAAACGTCGAGCCCACCATTGGATGGGTTGGCCGTCAGCGGGTGCAGCGTCATCCCCGGCAGTGGCGGAGGACGAAGCTCCTTCTCCTTCGCGGCGCTTAGCAGTAGGAGCATGGCCTACAGCGCCGCGACTTCGAGCCCGCCATCGGAAGTGTCGGCGGTTGGCTGGAGCAGCGCCATCCATCGTTGGAACCACCGTTGcgcaccatctcgtcgccgggaGGAACACGGCAGTACTTAGCAGGAGGCGAACAAGTTGTATTCCATTTTGTTCTCTGTTTTCCGAGCTCTCCATCTTCGCAATAATCTCTTTTTTTCTCCATGTCTTGGCCGGGAAGGGAAGccttgaagaaggagaagaaggagcgCTGGCTGCAAATGGAGCTGCAGCTTAGTGGCCTCTGATGTGTCGTTGGCATTGCCACTGCCCAGAGCCGCCTGGCCGCTGCACCCATTGCTAGTGCCTAGAAGGTGCCTTGCTCCGTCCCGATCCCTGTCCGTGTGTGCTTGCTACTGCACGTTCTTGCCTTGCTTGCTGGTACGCTGATGTTGATTGATTGGCTTTCTTGTTGCCTACTAGGTTGGAGATTGATGTTGATGGGTTTTCAGGTAAA contains:
- the LOC124703787 gene encoding E3 ubiquitin ligase PQT3-like, producing the protein MAVYYRYRSGVDTFSLPVAAPSISVGEVKRLIMGTSRHGHGRTRGRGPREGIAISDAQTGEEYTDDTALVPRNTTVVVRRVAGPPADAIVSTPTQRPKATQVSASSSSDSSSRTSASAGAEDDVEAKAISAAIDAAALKWEGPSRYNHRAAAYHGPAPHAGYVCRRCRVPGHFIQHCPTNGDARFDFGKATSVLPPAPVAPVDDDDGVPADLHCKICKKVMADAVVTSKCCFSSFCDRCIRGHIVANSKCVCGLQARADELVPNSALRTTISNILAARAGSASGDSNPVAATSQHSQVSSKMGAASEHSDGSDSTSAPAAAHEPRKKKRETTDTAAARAANHAGHQYGYYDAPPFAPACYDPAFFGGVPWPADPSMYYGYGGMPYAYGGGGYPMGQQQSDAMGNMTASYGYQGERHDGRKRTGCDDQRQHDRSFKRRCSGSRSQVALVLT